The following proteins come from a genomic window of Myroides odoratus DSM 2801:
- a CDS encoding CYTH domain-containing protein, translating into MIEIERKFLTKRTNFETLAHSKNTIAQGYLNSDAERTVRIRLKNDKGYITIKGKSNAAGTSRFEWEKEIDFKEAEALLALCEDHVISKTRYLIPVGRHTFEVDVFHGKNEGLIVAEVELQDENESFEKPDWLGEEVTGQLEYYNSYLSNHPFTTWK; encoded by the coding sequence ATGATTGAAATCGAAAGAAAATTTCTTACCAAACGTACAAATTTTGAAACTTTGGCGCATTCGAAAAACACGATTGCACAAGGATACCTCAATAGTGATGCGGAACGCACAGTTCGCATTCGCTTAAAGAATGACAAGGGTTATATTACCATCAAGGGAAAAAGTAACGCTGCAGGAACCTCTCGTTTTGAATGGGAAAAAGAAATCGACTTCAAAGAAGCAGAAGCTTTATTAGCCTTATGTGAAGACCATGTTATTTCGAAAACGCGCTACCTTATTCCTGTCGGGCGTCACACCTTTGAGGTGGATGTCTTTCACGGTAAAAATGAAGGACTTATTGTAGCTGAAGTGGAGCTTCAGGATGAAAATGAAAGTTTTGAAAAACCAGATTGGTTAGGCGAAGAGGTTACAGGGCAATTGGAATATTACAATTCCTATTTATCCAATCATCCTTTTACTACTTGGAAATAA
- a CDS encoding S66 peptidase family protein gives MSYTIPPYLQKGDKVAIVCTARKFSIEEAKPAVALLESWGLQVVLGQTIGLDNFQLGGTDAERIADFNAQLKDPEIKAIWCARGGYGTVRIIDAIDFSSLAQQPKWMIGFSDVTTLHSHVHNLGIATIHGIMAFSVPLAKEESKTSLYKALFGLPLSYAISAAPGNRNGKAKAEIVGGNLSILYSLLGSVSSLETKGKILFIEDLDEYLYHVDRMMHNLKRNGMLQELAGLVVGGMTDMHDNSIPFGYNAQEIILDAVQDYNYPVVFNFPAGHGASNWALKLGTIVELEAQDNQVTVAFS, from the coding sequence ATGAGTTATACAATCCCTCCCTATTTACAAAAAGGCGATAAAGTAGCAATCGTTTGTACCGCTAGAAAATTTTCAATCGAAGAAGCGAAACCTGCCGTGGCTCTTTTAGAGTCTTGGGGATTGCAAGTAGTTTTAGGGCAAACGATTGGTTTAGATAATTTTCAGTTAGGAGGTACAGATGCTGAGCGAATTGCAGATTTTAATGCGCAACTAAAAGATCCCGAAATCAAAGCGATTTGGTGTGCTAGAGGAGGCTATGGAACGGTGCGCATCATCGATGCGATTGATTTTTCATCGTTGGCGCAACAGCCAAAGTGGATGATTGGGTTCAGCGATGTAACGACCCTACACAGTCATGTGCATAACTTGGGGATAGCTACCATTCACGGGATTATGGCATTCAGTGTTCCCTTAGCCAAAGAAGAATCTAAAACTTCCTTGTATAAGGCGTTATTTGGTTTGCCTTTATCTTATGCCATTTCTGCGGCTCCAGGTAATAGAAACGGAAAAGCTAAGGCGGAAATTGTAGGCGGGAATCTTTCTATTCTCTATAGTTTATTGGGCTCTGTTTCTAGTCTTGAAACCAAGGGGAAAATTTTATTTATAGAAGATTTGGATGAGTACTTATATCATGTAGATCGCATGATGCATAACCTCAAGCGAAATGGAATGCTACAAGAGTTGGCAGGTCTTGTTGTAGGGGGAATGACTGATATGCACGATAATTCAATTCCGTTTGGTTATAATGCACAAGAAATCATTCTGGATGCAGTGCAAGACTACAACTATCCGGTCGTATTTAATTTTCCAGCTGGACATGGCGCTTCTAATTGGGCGTTAAAATTAGGCACTATTGTTGAACTAGAAGCACAAGACAATCAGGTGACTGTCGCTTTTAGTTAA
- a CDS encoding site-specific recombinase translates to MKLRYILQSPQGIEELFNKYVVDGKIYTSEDISFLVDLVHIFRPRNIKKTNRVSIDSFTSYLKTHEVERLALIEYLKEILSNRRFSRMISDAGILQDSDFFYEVKKRLWAKVLPYQPEKDTYEYVLNQVFHKHTDAAWVDLIPEEQLLELFDQLNFMDIFTNISDESVMGELLNSIGLITQRMSGRAMESSIISMVPEYSHFESPFLALEKEFMEVASSILKGNISYLTPSDINCKQIKIFHKQCLDFVNQAFKNSSKYGISIKVNQSLLRLRQQLQRVDVLLSLIIIEGEDTALEQKQNTIQLARKLIGYNCYKYNVSGLIKESTQLISYEITQHTAKTGEHYITKTAGEYWHMFRGSMGAGIVVGFMCILKLLAHKLDASIFGHAMLYSLNYALGFCLIYLLGFTLATKQPAMTAAAIIKAIEDGQKQHVDSANKHIGFAKLFARLVRSQFIAFIGNVILAFPIALLLMWGFDSVFDVNLAQKEWRGMLVDADPIESKALFHAGIAGIFLFLSGIISGNVSNRNKHNRVFYRIQEHPWLKYNFGIQRSTKIANWVDTKWPGIASNICFGLFMGTCGAIGTFIGLDIDIRHITFVSGNIAIGFYGSGFEAPTSLLVWAFIGMWLIGFMNFIVSFGLSILLAFRSRNIPFKETRELAVAVLKYFKSFPMEFFIPTGNTVEVATEKTPDKK, encoded by the coding sequence ATGAAATTAAGATACATATTGCAATCACCTCAAGGAATTGAGGAGCTTTTTAATAAATATGTAGTTGATGGTAAAATATATACAAGTGAAGATATTTCATTTTTAGTCGATCTTGTACATATTTTTCGACCGCGAAATATAAAAAAAACAAATCGAGTTTCCATAGATTCTTTTACATCTTATTTAAAAACCCACGAAGTCGAACGATTAGCCTTGATTGAATATTTGAAAGAAATCCTTTCAAATAGACGTTTCAGCCGTATGATTTCAGATGCGGGAATTTTACAAGATTCTGACTTCTTCTACGAAGTTAAAAAGCGTTTATGGGCTAAAGTTTTACCGTATCAACCCGAAAAAGATACCTATGAGTATGTGTTAAACCAAGTGTTTCACAAGCATACAGATGCCGCATGGGTTGATTTGATACCAGAAGAACAACTGTTAGAACTATTCGATCAGTTGAACTTCATGGACATCTTTACTAATATTTCTGACGAGTCTGTCATGGGCGAGTTGTTGAACTCTATTGGTCTAATCACACAACGCATGAGTGGTAGAGCGATGGAGAGTTCGATTATTAGCATGGTGCCAGAATATTCTCATTTTGAAAGCCCATTTTTAGCTTTAGAGAAAGAGTTTATGGAAGTGGCTTCCAGCATCCTAAAAGGAAATATCAGCTATTTGACGCCTAGTGATATCAACTGCAAGCAAATTAAAATCTTTCATAAACAGTGTTTAGATTTTGTCAACCAGGCCTTCAAGAACAGTTCCAAATATGGAATTTCGATTAAGGTCAACCAAAGTTTATTGCGTTTAAGACAGCAATTGCAGCGCGTTGACGTTTTGCTTTCACTCATCATTATTGAAGGAGAAGATACCGCCTTAGAACAGAAACAAAATACAATTCAATTGGCGCGTAAATTAATCGGATACAACTGTTATAAATACAACGTATCGGGATTAATTAAGGAAAGTACGCAATTGATCTCTTATGAAATTACACAGCACACAGCCAAAACAGGAGAACACTACATAACCAAAACCGCAGGGGAGTACTGGCATATGTTTAGAGGATCCATGGGGGCTGGTATTGTGGTTGGTTTTATGTGTATCCTTAAGCTATTAGCACATAAGCTAGATGCCAGTATTTTTGGTCATGCTATGTTGTATAGTTTGAATTATGCTTTAGGATTCTGTTTAATCTATCTATTAGGCTTTACATTAGCAACGAAGCAACCTGCAATGACAGCTGCTGCGATCATTAAAGCAATTGAAGACGGACAAAAACAACATGTAGATAGTGCAAATAAACACATTGGCTTTGCTAAATTATTTGCGCGATTAGTGCGCTCTCAGTTTATCGCCTTCATTGGAAACGTAATTTTAGCTTTTCCAATTGCATTATTACTGATGTGGGGATTTGATTCTGTCTTTGATGTAAACCTCGCTCAAAAAGAATGGAGAGGTATGCTTGTTGACGCTGATCCAATCGAATCAAAAGCATTGTTTCACGCTGGTATTGCTGGTATTTTCTTATTCCTTTCAGGTATTATCTCTGGAAATGTATCCAACAGAAATAAACACAACCGCGTTTTTTACCGCATTCAAGAACACCCTTGGTTGAAATATAATTTTGGAATTCAACGTTCAACAAAAATCGCCAACTGGGTAGATACCAAATGGCCAGGTATTGCTTCGAATATTTGTTTCGGTCTATTTATGGGTACTTGTGGGGCTATTGGAACCTTCATCGGTTTAGATATAGACATTCGACACATTACATTTGTCAGTGGAAATATCGCCATCGGATTCTATGGATCAGGATTTGAAGCACCAACGTCACTTCTAGTATGGGCATTTATCGGAATGTGGTTGATTGGATTTATGAACTTTATTGTGAGTTTCGGTCTATCTATTCTATTGGCTTTCCGCTCTCGAAATATTCCATTTAAGGAGACGAGAGAACTGGCTGTGGCTGTATTGAAATACTTCAAAAGCTTTCCAATGGAATTCTTTATTCCAACAGGAAATACGGTTGAGGTAGCAACGGAAAAAACACCAGATAAAAAGTAA
- a CDS encoding TonB-dependent receptor, whose product MKTYTTLLVTICGVMVSFAQNITIKGRVVDEVNKPLPFATVVLGEGQTAVQTNENGEFKLNNIQKGKHTMKASFVGYSTSQREITLAKNEEIVNFLLVADSQLENITVYGRSNKNVKNLQYITRLPLGLQDQVQSISIVSEHVIKEQGALTITDAARNVAGVTQFSTYGGPAESMSIRGFRGTPVLRNGVGMDSDFRTASAIADMQGIESVEVIKGSAAVLQGIGNGLGAAGGVINMVTKTPNFKNHREVGFRVGSYGQVRPTVDFEQVLDKKETVSFRFNGAYERNDGWRTFVNNEHFYINPSLTWKIDSKTKLTVEMDYLNGDYVTDKGTVNLGPDYANELYKMPHNKFLGFKGDSKKITMQNYVARFERQLTEKLSFRTSYTASIYNENGRSTNVTTVLPKKEIGDDWSKYGDIKRTVSQGQSDDYNSVFQADLIGKDIFTGILKHTFQIGFDYRQTKTIAGSATGKVWGKDKQGNDALVDFRSDINVLGPIDNTLPDNIIYGDIATTRTMSPTIGFMAQDYIAIGDKLSAMLGLRYSRLNGNTTENATVDRWNPMLGLIFKPQENISTFASYTTTSSLRQSNKLLHGGGYAGASDIKQFEFGFKSNWYNDHLGVNFTYFFINQSNLVAPYIDPVTNEQSKTESILAGDLKRNGFELEINGKITNNLEVMLGYANLYARYQDSPQYVDGSAPMNAPEHTANGWVSYKFDQGTLNGLSLSAGVYFVGKRPVNEYSRTLDNSHNTNVNVRPFDMPSYTTVNAQAAYTYKNATLSVFMNNLFNERGYTSYFRGGYINEISPRNFAAQLTYRF is encoded by the coding sequence ATGAAGACGTATACTACATTGTTAGTTACCATTTGTGGAGTAATGGTAAGTTTCGCTCAAAACATCACAATCAAAGGAAGAGTTGTAGATGAGGTTAATAAACCATTACCTTTCGCAACAGTTGTATTGGGAGAAGGGCAAACAGCTGTTCAAACCAATGAGAACGGGGAGTTCAAATTGAATAATATTCAAAAAGGAAAGCACACAATGAAAGCTTCTTTTGTGGGATATTCAACTTCTCAACGAGAAATTACCCTAGCTAAAAACGAAGAAATTGTGAATTTCCTTTTAGTGGCTGATAGCCAATTAGAGAATATCACAGTGTACGGTAGAAGCAACAAAAACGTAAAAAATCTTCAGTATATCACGCGTTTGCCACTTGGATTACAAGATCAAGTACAATCAATCAGTATTGTTTCTGAGCACGTAATTAAAGAGCAAGGAGCCTTGACAATTACAGATGCAGCACGTAACGTAGCAGGGGTAACTCAGTTTTCTACGTATGGTGGACCTGCAGAGAGTATGTCAATCCGCGGATTCAGAGGAACACCAGTATTGAGAAATGGTGTTGGAATGGATTCTGACTTTAGAACAGCTTCAGCGATTGCAGATATGCAAGGAATTGAAAGTGTTGAGGTAATTAAAGGTTCGGCTGCTGTATTACAAGGAATCGGAAACGGTTTAGGTGCTGCAGGTGGAGTGATTAATATGGTGACTAAAACACCAAACTTCAAGAATCACAGAGAAGTAGGTTTCAGAGTTGGAAGCTACGGACAAGTGAGACCAACAGTTGACTTTGAACAAGTATTAGATAAAAAAGAAACAGTTTCTTTCCGCTTCAACGGAGCATACGAAAGAAATGACGGATGGAGAACGTTTGTAAATAACGAACACTTTTACATCAACCCATCCCTAACATGGAAAATCGATAGCAAAACCAAGTTAACGGTTGAAATGGATTACTTAAATGGAGATTATGTTACAGACAAAGGAACTGTAAACTTAGGTCCAGATTATGCGAATGAGTTATATAAAATGCCACATAATAAATTCTTAGGTTTCAAAGGAGACTCTAAGAAAATTACAATGCAAAACTATGTTGCTCGTTTCGAAAGACAATTAACAGAGAAATTGAGCTTCAGAACATCTTATACGGCTTCTATTTACAATGAAAATGGTCGTTCAACAAACGTAACAACTGTTTTACCGAAAAAAGAAATTGGAGACGATTGGAGCAAATATGGCGATATTAAACGCACAGTTTCTCAAGGACAATCTGACGATTATAACTCAGTATTCCAAGCAGATTTAATCGGAAAAGATATCTTTACTGGTATTTTAAAACATACATTCCAAATTGGATTTGACTACAGACAAACGAAAACAATCGCGGGTTCTGCGACAGGTAAAGTTTGGGGGAAAGACAAACAAGGAAACGACGCTTTAGTTGATTTCAGAAGTGATATCAATGTATTAGGCCCAATTGACAATACATTACCAGATAACATCATCTACGGAGACATTGCTACAACAAGAACAATGTCACCAACAATCGGATTCATGGCACAAGATTATATCGCTATTGGTGATAAATTAAGCGCAATGTTAGGATTGCGTTACAGCCGTTTGAATGGTAATACAACTGAAAATGCTACCGTAGATCGTTGGAATCCAATGTTGGGATTAATCTTCAAACCACAAGAAAATATTAGCACATTTGCTTCTTATACAACAACAAGTAGTTTGAGACAATCAAATAAATTATTACACGGTGGTGGATATGCAGGAGCATCAGATATCAAACAATTTGAGTTTGGTTTCAAATCAAACTGGTATAATGACCATTTAGGAGTGAACTTTACGTACTTCTTCATCAACCAAAGTAATTTAGTTGCGCCTTATATTGATCCAGTAACAAATGAGCAATCTAAAACAGAAAGCATCTTAGCTGGAGATTTAAAACGCAATGGATTTGAGTTGGAAATCAACGGTAAAATTACCAACAACTTAGAGGTAATGTTAGGATATGCTAACTTATATGCAAGATACCAAGATAGCCCACAATATGTTGATGGTTCTGCGCCAATGAACGCACCAGAGCATACAGCAAACGGATGGGTAAGCTATAAATTTGATCAAGGTACATTAAACGGATTATCATTGAGTGCTGGGGTTTACTTTGTTGGAAAACGTCCAGTTAATGAATACAGCAGAACATTAGATAATAGCCATAATACAAACGTAAACGTAAGACCATTTGATATGCCTAGCTACACAACAGTGAATGCACAAGCAGCTTATACTTACAAAAACGCGACGTTAAGTGTGTTTATGAACAACCTTTTCAACGAAAGAGGATACACATCTTATTTCAGAGGAGGATACATCAACGAAATTTCACCTCGAAATTTTGCAGCACAATTGACGTATAGATTCTAG
- a CDS encoding monovalent cation:proton antiporter-2 (CPA2) family protein — MNDFLAQAFIFLFAAVICVLISKKLGMGSVLGYLFAGVLIGPFVLGFVGKDGADIMHATEFGVVMMLFLVGLELDPKEFWKIRKEIIGLGTAQALGTTLITTAVCYFALNLGIGTSITIGFVVTMSSTAIILQTISEKGLNKSNVGKSSFAVLLFQDIMVIPVMALIPLLAVSKKIPISTTHSSMLDGQPVLMKTMAILGAITVIFLVGNYIVNPLFKSVGRLQIREIYTASALLLVIGVSLLMQQVGLSPALGAFIAGVVLANNPYKHQLESDIEPFKALLLGIFFIAVGSTINFGIIAAEPLIILSLLVGSMAIKAIVLFAIGKWKKFPKDQSFLFAILLSQIGEFAFVILALGKTINIIDQTWYDYLLATTALSMVVTPILMLLNEKWISPYLGLTPSAKNDQPYDDLSHISADKKIIIAGFGDFGNTIGRLLQANDIPTLVLDNDAERVDHLRKLGFNVYYGDATSINILKSIGVEKADYVIAAMDPPDVNQHLVEILHKNFPDVEVIIRAKNRKNAYEYLQDGFTEVYRENFFTAVYVGSVMLEKLGLSHEDARTQSELFIRSDRASLRKLAKNIHNLEDYITVSRLEFEQQSNLLKESLRQKRETKDTDTTDTTE, encoded by the coding sequence ATGAATGATTTTTTAGCACAGGCCTTTATTTTTTTATTTGCCGCAGTAATTTGTGTTCTCATTTCTAAGAAACTAGGAATGGGATCTGTCTTAGGCTATTTATTTGCCGGAGTTTTAATTGGGCCTTTTGTTTTAGGGTTTGTTGGAAAAGATGGAGCTGATATTATGCATGCAACCGAGTTTGGAGTTGTCATGATGTTGTTTCTTGTTGGGCTTGAACTCGATCCCAAGGAGTTTTGGAAAATCCGGAAAGAAATTATTGGACTAGGAACCGCCCAGGCATTAGGTACCACCCTTATCACCACAGCGGTTTGTTACTTTGCTCTCAATCTCGGAATAGGGACTTCTATTACTATTGGATTTGTGGTAACCATGTCCTCTACGGCTATTATTTTACAGACCATTTCTGAAAAAGGGCTTAATAAATCGAATGTAGGGAAATCGAGTTTTGCGGTATTGCTCTTCCAAGATATTATGGTGATTCCTGTTATGGCACTGATTCCGCTATTGGCTGTTTCTAAAAAAATACCGATTTCAACCACACATAGCAGCATGCTTGATGGGCAACCCGTGCTCATGAAAACCATGGCTATTTTAGGGGCTATCACTGTTATTTTCTTGGTTGGAAACTATATTGTTAATCCGCTTTTTAAATCTGTAGGGCGTTTACAAATACGCGAAATTTATACTGCTTCTGCTTTACTACTCGTCATTGGTGTATCGCTATTGATGCAACAAGTAGGACTGAGTCCTGCATTAGGAGCGTTTATTGCGGGTGTAGTTTTAGCGAACAACCCTTATAAACATCAATTAGAAAGCGATATTGAACCGTTCAAGGCTCTCTTGCTCGGTATCTTCTTTATTGCAGTAGGATCTACCATTAACTTTGGTATCATCGCTGCGGAGCCACTTATCATTCTTTCGTTGTTAGTAGGTTCTATGGCAATCAAAGCGATTGTTTTATTTGCTATCGGTAAGTGGAAAAAATTCCCGAAAGATCAATCGTTCCTCTTCGCTATTTTACTTTCTCAAATTGGAGAATTTGCCTTTGTAATTTTAGCCTTAGGAAAAACCATTAATATCATTGACCAAACGTGGTATGACTACCTCTTGGCAACAACCGCCTTATCTATGGTAGTAACGCCTATTTTAATGTTGTTAAACGAAAAGTGGATTAGCCCTTATTTAGGATTAACTCCTTCGGCTAAGAATGATCAGCCGTATGATGATTTATCTCACATCAGTGCGGATAAAAAGATCATCATCGCTGGATTTGGAGACTTTGGAAATACAATTGGGCGTTTATTACAAGCGAATGACATTCCTACTTTAGTATTGGACAACGATGCGGAGCGTGTTGATCACTTGCGCAAATTAGGCTTTAATGTGTACTATGGGGATGCTACATCCATCAATATTTTAAAATCTATTGGTGTAGAAAAGGCCGATTATGTTATTGCGGCTATGGATCCGCCAGATGTGAACCAACACTTAGTTGAAATACTACACAAAAACTTCCCTGATGTTGAAGTCATCATTCGCGCTAAAAACAGAAAGAATGCGTACGAGTATTTACAAGATGGCTTTACGGAAGTCTATCGTGAAAACTTCTTTACGGCTGTTTACGTTGGATCAGTGATGCTAGAGAAATTGGGATTAAGCCATGAAGATGCGAGAACACAAAGTGAGCTATTCATCCGAAGTGACCGTGCTTCCTTGAGAAAATTGGCCAAAAACATTCACAATTTAGAAGATTACATCACAGTATCTCGACTGGAGTTTGAGCAGCAATCTAACTTATTAAAAGAAAGTTTGCGTCAGAAAAGAGAAACAAAAGACACAGACACTACAGATACTACCGAATAA
- a CDS encoding YraN family protein, with product MSKTNELGRLGEDLAVDFLQDKGYQIIARNWKYRKAEVDIIAEVDSFLVFVEVKTRSSTDFGLPQEFLKNPQIRRLITAADAFTTQFKRKEEVRFDIVAISIKKSIPEIEHIEQAFYWF from the coding sequence ATGAGCAAAACAAATGAATTAGGTAGGTTAGGAGAGGATTTAGCGGTTGATTTTTTACAAGATAAAGGGTATCAAATCATTGCTAGAAATTGGAAGTATAGAAAAGCAGAAGTAGATATCATTGCGGAGGTAGATTCTTTTTTGGTTTTTGTCGAAGTTAAAACCAGAAGCTCAACCGATTTTGGGCTCCCTCAAGAGTTTTTAAAGAACCCACAAATCAGACGATTAATTACTGCAGCTGACGCTTTTACCACACAATTTAAGCGAAAAGAAGAGGTTCGCTTCGATATAGTAGCTATCAGTATAAAAAAGTCTATTCCTGAAATAGAGCATATTGAGCAAGCTTTTTATTGGTTTTGA
- the dinB gene encoding DNA polymerase IV, which produces MNRKIIHIDMDAFYASVEQLDNPELRGKAIVVGGSSERGVVAAASYEARQYGVRSAMSGILAKKKCPHLIFVPPRFDRYKEISRQIRQVFHEYTDLVEPLALDEAFLDVTENKIGCPSATLIAQEIRQKIFERTQLTASAGISINKFLAKVASDYNKPNGQKTINPEEVEAFLEALEIKKFFGIGKKTADRMYHFGIFTGRDLKAKSIDFLEEHFGKAGKAYYYIVRGIHNSPVSPDRLTKSVGTERTFDENLSSEVYLENKLAHIVEELSLRLRKQGLAGKTVTLKIKYADFVQQTRSTTFPYFIADAGIILDCAKELLYQEKLQNSVRLIGVSLSNLNNIKVAKKPVAVQLRFDF; this is translated from the coding sequence ATGAATCGAAAGATCATACATATTGATATGGATGCGTTTTACGCCTCGGTAGAACAATTAGATAATCCCGAATTAAGAGGGAAGGCTATTGTCGTGGGTGGAAGTAGCGAAAGAGGAGTAGTTGCTGCAGCGAGTTATGAAGCGCGTCAGTATGGTGTAAGAAGTGCAATGAGTGGAATATTGGCGAAAAAGAAATGCCCTCACCTGATCTTTGTACCTCCTCGTTTTGATCGCTATAAGGAGATTTCAAGACAAATTCGCCAGGTGTTTCATGAATATACGGATCTGGTTGAGCCTCTCGCATTGGATGAAGCTTTTTTAGATGTAACAGAAAATAAAATAGGTTGCCCTAGTGCTACCTTAATTGCACAGGAAATCAGACAAAAGATTTTTGAACGCACCCAATTAACAGCCTCAGCAGGAATTTCAATCAATAAGTTCTTAGCGAAAGTGGCCAGCGATTACAATAAGCCGAATGGACAAAAGACCATTAACCCCGAAGAAGTAGAAGCATTTTTAGAGGCCCTAGAAATAAAAAAGTTTTTTGGGATTGGTAAGAAGACTGCAGATCGCATGTATCATTTCGGTATTTTTACAGGACGTGATTTGAAGGCGAAATCCATCGATTTTCTAGAAGAGCATTTTGGTAAAGCAGGAAAGGCGTACTATTACATTGTTCGCGGGATTCACAATTCTCCCGTTAGCCCAGATCGATTGACCAAATCTGTGGGAACCGAACGTACCTTTGATGAAAATTTGAGTTCTGAAGTGTATTTGGAAAATAAACTGGCGCATATTGTAGAAGAATTGAGTTTGCGTTTGCGAAAACAAGGGCTAGCAGGTAAAACAGTTACTTTGAAAATAAAGTATGCCGACTTTGTACAGCAAACGCGAAGTACAACGTTTCCCTATTTTATTGCCGATGCAGGAATTATCCTAGATTGTGCAAAAGAATTGCTCTACCAAGAAAAATTGCAAAACTCAGTGCGTCTGATTGGCGTATCTTTGAGTAATTTAAACAATATTAAAGTAGCGAAGAAACCCGTAGCTGTACAGCTGCGCTTTGATTTTTAA